The following coding sequences lie in one Amycolatopsis cihanbeyliensis genomic window:
- a CDS encoding helix-turn-helix domain-containing protein, whose amino-acid sequence MPKQKPKPQARGLAEGLRAARKECKLAMIEVVEKLDWSQSTLSRIETGLRNASVEEVSALLAVYQVTGARRDGLLEMARDVDRPNWLETRYADVPHQAKTLAQYESDATRIVDAASILVPGLLQTPSYVRSLMHSGGVAPADIQARVDLRAERQKVLDRRKPPSLVAFVDEAALRRRIGGSRVMADQLRHLVTMAERATVELRVIPFDVGGHSGVNGAYVLLEFYDARPVVHLEHRRSGLFLHQKADVDPYVEATASLNAVALDPMQSVRMVESIAESYD is encoded by the coding sequence ATGCCGAAACAGAAGCCCAAGCCGCAGGCACGCGGTCTTGCAGAGGGGTTACGTGCCGCGCGCAAGGAATGCAAGCTCGCCATGATCGAGGTGGTAGAAAAACTGGACTGGTCGCAGTCCACGCTGAGCCGGATCGAGACCGGCCTGCGCAACGCCTCGGTAGAAGAGGTGTCCGCGCTGCTCGCGGTCTACCAGGTCACCGGGGCTCGGCGGGATGGCCTACTCGAGATGGCCCGCGACGTGGACCGTCCCAACTGGCTGGAAACTCGCTACGCCGACGTGCCCCACCAGGCGAAAACCCTGGCGCAGTACGAATCCGACGCCACCCGGATCGTGGATGCCGCCTCGATTCTGGTTCCGGGCCTCTTGCAAACTCCGTCCTACGTGCGGTCGTTGATGCATTCAGGTGGTGTCGCACCCGCGGATATTCAGGCACGGGTAGATCTGCGGGCGGAGCGGCAGAAAGTATTGGACCGCCGCAAGCCGCCAAGCCTGGTGGCCTTCGTGGACGAGGCCGCGCTCCGGCGGCGGATCGGCGGCTCGCGGGTGATGGCGGACCAACTGCGGCACCTGGTGACGATGGCGGAACGGGCCACGGTCGAACTTCGCGTGATTCCCTTCGACGTGGGTGGCCATTCGGGTGTCAATGGAGCCTATGTGCTGTTGGAGTTTTACGACGCGCGACCTGTGGTACATCTGGAGCACCGTCGCTCGGGCTTGTTCCTGCATCAGAAGGCCGATGTCGATCCCTATGTCGAAGCGACGGCAAGCCTGAACGCGGTCGCCTTGGATCCTATGCAGTCGGTACGTATGGTTGAGTCGATAGCAGAAAGCTACGACTGA
- a CDS encoding DUF3558 domain-containing protein translates to MRRATSLLVTLTLGAILASCSDQGAGTPTIAPTATSQVSSGTSATTGAPANGAPKVEVPLDISRFQQAPCEVLTSEQVTMIFNAEVSPTSDVNGPSGPACSWSAGLPTRASVSVIFPKVYEGLGAIYGNKNNSAYFQPLDPIQGYPVVASNKLVDDRNAGACRLNVGTSDTTTANVNIQLSEDKVGKKDPCQAAHDIATMVISTIKGAQ, encoded by the coding sequence ATGCGTCGCGCGACATCACTGCTCGTCACCTTGACCCTAGGAGCCATACTGGCCAGCTGCTCGGACCAGGGGGCGGGCACTCCGACCATCGCACCGACCGCTACCAGTCAGGTGTCATCCGGCACATCGGCGACGACCGGCGCACCCGCCAACGGAGCACCCAAGGTCGAGGTCCCGCTGGACATCTCCCGCTTCCAGCAAGCGCCGTGCGAGGTGCTCACGTCCGAGCAGGTCACCATGATCTTCAACGCAGAGGTGAGCCCGACATCCGACGTCAACGGCCCGTCGGGCCCCGCTTGCAGCTGGAGCGCGGGTCTCCCTACCCGTGCGAGCGTTTCCGTGATTTTCCCGAAGGTCTACGAGGGACTTGGCGCGATCTACGGCAACAAGAACAACTCCGCCTACTTCCAACCACTCGACCCGATCCAAGGATATCCGGTGGTTGCTTCCAACAAGCTGGTTGACGACCGAAACGCCGGTGCATGCAGGCTCAACGTAGGCACCAGCGATACCACGACGGCCAACGTCAACATCCAGCTGTCCGAGGACAAAGTCGGGAAGAAGGACCCGTGCCAGGCGGCGCATGATATCGCCACGATGGTGATCAGCACGATCAAGGGGGCGCAGTGA
- a CDS encoding PPE domain-containing protein, whose protein sequence is MAGKLSAAEIYRQINGGPGPEALSVAQQSAAELKVRLQDRRDQVADLGLEVQEGWKGEAGSAAANAAAPLADASQQDSARVGVADNAVANQIESFRRAQNSVVPVSDKPPEMTATGLFDSMSIGDMGRYAAEVGQWQAESEANVQAFTAYHQASTSNGQTMPSAFAPLTDAGAPISMADGSGGAKDAGGPGGSKVTPPPVVGGSVGASGGRPGVESGGGGGYRPPPGPEGTGGTGDRSGSTPGPQRVPAAQYTGPGTDSTTTSSWNPSSTSETTPRQGGQQFGPGGRPFGGTSTGTGPGGGGSGFGPIGTGSGGGSGFGPGTGGHRGGGGVGSGPGGAGRTGGGPGAGRFSGALPGEGGAARGGTGVPGSTGTTGRAGAAGMPMGAGAGRGQGGEDKERQRPDYLKDPDPDDTFGGFDGKTTPPVIGETRKDHN, encoded by the coding sequence ATGGCGGGCAAGCTCTCGGCCGCCGAGATCTACCGGCAGATCAACGGCGGGCCTGGTCCGGAGGCGCTGTCCGTCGCGCAGCAGTCCGCCGCGGAGTTGAAGGTTCGGCTGCAAGACCGTAGGGACCAGGTGGCCGACCTGGGATTGGAAGTGCAGGAAGGCTGGAAGGGCGAGGCCGGTTCCGCCGCGGCGAACGCCGCCGCGCCGTTGGCCGATGCCAGTCAGCAGGATTCCGCTCGTGTCGGTGTCGCCGACAACGCGGTGGCCAACCAGATCGAGTCGTTCCGGCGGGCGCAGAACAGCGTGGTGCCGGTTTCGGACAAGCCACCGGAGATGACCGCGACCGGGTTGTTCGACTCGATGTCGATCGGGGACATGGGCAGGTACGCCGCCGAGGTCGGGCAGTGGCAGGCCGAGAGTGAGGCCAACGTGCAGGCGTTCACCGCCTACCATCAGGCCAGCACCAGCAACGGGCAGACGATGCCCTCCGCGTTCGCACCGCTGACCGACGCGGGCGCGCCGATCTCGATGGCCGACGGCAGCGGCGGCGCCAAGGACGCCGGCGGGCCGGGTGGTTCCAAGGTCACTCCGCCGCCAGTGGTCGGTGGCTCGGTCGGCGCGTCCGGCGGCCGACCGGGGGTCGAAAGCGGTGGTGGCGGGGGCTACCGGCCACCACCCGGACCCGAGGGAACGGGCGGCACGGGCGATCGGTCCGGTTCGACGCCCGGCCCGCAGCGCGTACCGGCCGCCCAGTACACCGGCCCCGGCACTGATAGCACCACGACGTCCTCCTGGAACCCTTCCTCAACGTCCGAGACCACCCCACGGCAGGGCGGCCAGCAGTTCGGGCCGGGTGGCAGACCGTTCGGTGGAACGAGCACCGGTACCGGACCGGGCGGCGGTGGGTCCGGTTTCGGGCCGATCGGCACTGGTTCGGGCGGCGGCAGCGGCTTCGGGCCCGGTACCGGCGGGCATCGCGGCGGCGGGGGCGTCGGCTCCGGCCCGGGTGGCGCCGGTCGGACCGGCGGTGGGCCCGGGGCGGGGCGGTTCTCCGGCGCCCTACCCGGTGAAGGCGGCGCGGCTCGGGGCGGCACCGGCGTACCGGGCTCGACGGGAACGACCGGGCGAGCGGGAGCCGCCGGGATGCCGATGGGCGCGGGGGCCGGACGTGGCCAGGGTGGCGAGGACAAGGAACGTCAGCGGCCCGACTACCTGAAGGACCCCGATCCGGACGACACGTTCGGCGGCTTCGATGGCAAGACCACACCCCCGGTCATCGGGGAGACCAGGAAAGACCACAACTAG
- a CDS encoding ESX secretion-associated protein EspG, translating into MAVRHLLELSLDTVLTAMARAGCGRPHVVFAGGAHYISPEAKGEVEAEALDELDALGVIRGTELTEDFADTLHLLDRPDTEYYAFLRTGDVQYTALVAARGRAAVVAAHRDGRVWLAPAEDNDLTTTLAAQLPEFPPADFTPFSVRQEEFTRLEHADAYERSRDASTMAALLEPPHYGLGYLHVARHAGGKREEAESTLSYLDAEAGRIGIELSGPPGNRYLNLFPGDAGRLAGKVASVRARLY; encoded by the coding sequence GTGGCCGTGCGCCACCTGCTGGAACTGTCGCTGGACACCGTGCTCACCGCGATGGCCCGTGCGGGCTGCGGCCGGCCGCACGTGGTCTTCGCGGGCGGCGCGCACTACATCTCGCCGGAGGCCAAGGGTGAGGTCGAGGCGGAGGCGCTGGATGAACTCGACGCTCTCGGCGTCATCCGGGGCACGGAGCTGACCGAGGACTTCGCGGACACCTTGCACCTGCTGGACCGGCCGGACACCGAGTACTACGCCTTCCTCCGCACCGGCGATGTGCAGTACACGGCGCTGGTCGCTGCCCGGGGCCGCGCGGCGGTCGTCGCGGCGCACCGGGACGGCAGGGTCTGGCTCGCCCCGGCCGAGGACAACGACCTGACCACCACGCTGGCCGCGCAACTTCCGGAGTTCCCGCCGGCGGATTTCACCCCGTTCTCGGTCCGCCAGGAGGAGTTCACCCGCCTGGAGCACGCGGACGCCTACGAGCGCAGCCGCGACGCGAGCACGATGGCGGCGCTACTGGAGCCACCGCACTACGGGCTCGGTTACCTGCATGTCGCCAGGCACGCGGGCGGTAAGCGCGAGGAGGCGGAGAGCACGCTGTCCTATCTGGATGCCGAGGCAGGCCGGATCGGCATCGAGCTCAGCGGGCCGCCCGGCAATCGGTACCTCAACCTGTTTCCCGGCGACGCGGGCCGTCTGGCGGGCAAGGTCGCTTCGGTTCGTGCCCGCCTGTACTGA
- a CDS encoding polyprenyl synthetase family protein: MSLPDGALEELRAAVGLRIADPALLSDLAGGLNEVETVLRQVVRSDVQAVAEAASHLVEAGGKRFRPLFTLLASQFGETGRDAVVTAAAAVELVHLATLYHDDVMDEATMRRGAESVNARWDNTIAILTGDFLFANASRLVADLGTDAARIIAETFSELVTGQMRETVGPVGAEDPVEHYLSVIGQKTGSLIATAGRFGGMLSGARPEYVEALCRYGQLVGTAFQISDDVIDIASPSAELGKSQGTDLREGVRTLPMLYALADGDTEPRLAELLGEPLTEDALVEEALGLLRSSSGLERARVTLSDYARRARAELEALPASPARDACESVADYLVARIR; this comes from the coding sequence GTGTCATTGCCCGATGGCGCCCTGGAGGAGCTGCGCGCCGCGGTCGGCTTGCGCATCGCCGACCCGGCTCTGCTGAGCGACCTGGCCGGCGGCCTGAACGAGGTCGAGACGGTGCTGCGCCAGGTTGTGCGCAGCGACGTGCAGGCGGTGGCCGAGGCCGCGTCGCACCTGGTCGAGGCAGGGGGCAAACGTTTCCGCCCGCTGTTCACCCTGCTCGCGTCCCAGTTCGGCGAGACGGGAAGGGACGCCGTGGTCACCGCGGCGGCCGCGGTGGAGCTGGTGCACCTGGCCACGCTGTACCACGACGACGTGATGGACGAGGCCACCATGCGGCGCGGGGCGGAGAGCGTGAACGCCCGCTGGGACAACACGATCGCGATCCTGACCGGGGACTTCCTCTTCGCCAACGCGTCCAGGCTGGTGGCCGACCTCGGCACGGACGCCGCCCGGATCATCGCCGAGACCTTCAGCGAGCTGGTGACGGGCCAGATGCGCGAAACCGTCGGGCCGGTGGGTGCCGAGGATCCGGTGGAGCACTACCTCAGCGTCATCGGGCAGAAGACCGGCTCGCTGATCGCCACCGCGGGCCGGTTCGGCGGCATGCTCTCCGGTGCCCGCCCCGAGTACGTCGAGGCGCTGTGCCGGTACGGCCAGCTCGTCGGAACCGCTTTCCAGATCTCCGACGACGTCATCGACATCGCCTCGCCCTCGGCCGAGCTGGGCAAGTCGCAGGGCACCGACCTGCGCGAGGGGGTACGCACCCTGCCGATGCTCTACGCGCTGGCCGACGGTGACACCGAGCCCAGGTTGGCCGAGCTGCTCGGGGAGCCGCTGACCGAGGACGCGCTGGTCGAGGAGGCGCTCGGGCTGTTGCGTTCCTCCAGCGGACTCGAGCGCGCACGGGTCACCCTTTCCGACTACGCTCGGCGCGCGCGAGCGGAGCTCGAGGCGCTTCCTGCCTCACCCGCCCGGGACGCCTGCGAGTCGGTTGCCGACTACCTCGTCGCCCGGATCCGCTGA
- a CDS encoding DUF397 domain-containing protein, which yields MRDLIGVTWRKSSYSGTESNCVELAVTADRTAIRDSKAPEAGTLLLTSRASAALLSALRRA from the coding sequence GTGCGGGACCTCATCGGCGTGACGTGGCGCAAGTCCAGCTACAGCGGTACTGAGTCCAACTGTGTCGAGCTGGCCGTCACCGCCGACCGGACGGCGATCCGGGACTCGAAGGCCCCTGAGGCCGGGACGCTGCTCCTGACCAGCCGGGCTTCGGCGGCCCTGCTGTCCGCCTTGCGCCGGGCCTGA